The DNA sequence TTTCTGCCGGGCGCTCTTCTGTCACCACATTGACTATTTGCGGTATCACATCCCCGGCGCGTCGCACCACCACCCTATCGCCGATTCGCAAATCCAGACGCGCTATTTCATCAGCATTATGCAACGTAGCATTACTGACCATAACCCCCGCTACCAAAACAGGTTCCAGACGCGCTACGGGCGTGACCACACCGGTTCTGCCCACCTGAAACTCAACATCACGCACCCAGGTCAACTGCTCCTGAGCGGGAAATTTAAAGGCAACCGCCCAGCGCGGCGCACGGGAAACAAAGCCCAGCATCTCCTGCTGTTGCAGATCATCAACTTTGATTACCACACCATCGATATCAAAACCCAGTGTCTCACGATCATCGGCAGTCTGGTGATAAAAGCCCAGCACTTCCTCTGCGGAGTAACAGCGTTTCACCCGCTCACTTACCGGTAGCCCCCATCTTTTAAATTGCTCAAGGCAGTCAAAATGGGTTACCGGCCGTTTTGCCCCTTCTAAGATACCCATTCCGTAACAGAAAAATGTCAGTGGACGTTTTGCTGTGATACGTGGGTCAAGTTGACGTAATGAGCCTGCTGCAGCATTGCGCGGATTAGCAAATACTTTACCCCCCTGCTTTCTCGCCGTTTCATTCAAAGCTTCAAAGCCCTTCTGTGGCATAAAAACCTCACCACGCACTTCGACACGAGAAGGAATATTATCTCCGGTTAAGCGCAAAGGGATAGCCCGAATAGTACGCACATTGGCGGTAATGTCCTCTCCGGTGGTACCGTCCCCGCGCGTTGCAGCACGCACCAAAAGTCCATTTTCATACAAAATGCTGACTGCCAGACCATCCAGTTTTAACTCACAACAGAAAGTAACCGCACTGTTTTCCTGCAGCCGTTCATGCAATCGTTTATCAAATGAGAGATAACCCGCTTCATCAAATACATTTTCAAGCGAGAGCATTGGTAATTCATGTCTTATCTGGCCAAAGGCACTCAATGGTGTCGCACCGACTCGCTGTGTCGGAGAATCCGGTGTTATCAATTCAGGATGAGCAAGCTCGAGTTGCTTTAATTCCTGCATCATGCGGTCATATTCAGCATCCGGTATTTCCGGCGCATCCAGCACATGATAACAATATTCGTGATGGCGAAGGCGGGTGTGCAACGATAGTATTTGTTCCTGAAGAGATTGCATGACCATATCCTGGCGATAAAAAACCCCCGCAAGCGGAGGTTATTGTTAATAGTGACCTTAACCCACGTTCAGTGTTCAGGCATTGGCTTCAATAACTTCGCGTATCCGTGCTTTATAAGATTCGAGTTTCTGCGGCGTCATCATGCGACGTTCATCATCCAGCACAACTCCTCCCACATCATCTGCAATCCGCTGTGCAGACTGAAGCATCAGTTTGAAATTCTGGTTAGCATCACCGTATGAAGGCACCATCATAAAAATGGAAACACCCGGTGTAGTGAGTGAAGCCATCTCGTCGATATTAAAAGTACCTGGTTTAACCATGTTAGCCAGACTAAACAGCACGGGCCCCCCACCACTGGGGTTGAGATGGCGGTGGAAAATATTCATTTCGCCAAACTGAAAACCTGCCTGTAAAATTCCCTGCTGCAGTAGTTCTCCCTCCAGCATGCCGCCAGCGTGCGCACTGACGTGTAATACTAAAACGGCTTCTTCACGCGGAACATTACCGGCAGTTTCGGTTATCGCCGCGTCGTCTGTTATACCGGAGGAAACTGGAGTCGCCTCTGGCTGCTCTGGTAATGAGAGTTCAAATTGTTGCTGAGCAGACTCACGATCTGCTGAACCGCTTTTTGTCGCTGTCACCTGAACATCAATTGAAGGAGGGACAGACAATGTGTCATCAGCCGGGTGTTCATGTTCGCGCGCAACATGCGAGTGAGTAAATAACGGTTCATCATCATGCCGACGACCATTCGGTCGTATGCGCACCTCTCCGACACCTTCGTCCTGGTTGTCAGCAAGCGTTTTTGGCTCCTGTTTCGTCCGTTTTTGGCTGCGATCTTTAAAAAGTGAAGAGCGTTCCTTTCGACTCGACCACAAGCCATGGAGTAACAGCGCAACAATTGCGAGTGCGCCAACAACGATTAATATCAGACGCAGATCTTGCATCACTGTATTCTCTGTTGTTCCTGTACGTTGCCACCACGGCAAACCTCATGTACTAAATGTATTTCTCAGACATAACAAGTGCAAGTCGTGAAAGACTATAATAGCAATTTAGTCAGGATTATCTGTTTGTTTGCTGTTTTTTTGCTCAGTTTGATTTCTGCATAGACAAATTGCTGAGTTAAGATACAACCCGAACCCCCACAGGATGATAAAAACTCATGACAATTCTGCAACATAACGTGCTAGGGAACGGTATTGACTATTTTTTTCGAGGGTGGAAACTGGCTTGCCAGCCAGGAATTCGTCGCTTCGTAATTCTCCCTCTGCTGGTTAATATTTTATTGATCGGCGGAGCCTTTCTCTGGCTTTATCTTCGGCTCCAGGTCTGGATACCCCAGATGATGAGTTATGTGCCTCAGTGGCTCCAGTGGCTCGATTACCTGATATGGCCAGTCGCCGTTGCTTCCTTTTTCTTAGTTTTTGGTTATTTTTTCTCAACGATTGCTAACTTTATTGCCGCACCTTTTTGCGGAATGCTGTCAGAAAAGGTCGAAGAAAAACTCACTGGTGAAGCGAACGGTGATATGAGTATGAAAGAGTTTATGACTGATATTCCTCGTATGATGGGTCGGGAATGGAAAAAAATCACCTGGTATCTGCCACGCGCGATTGTCTTGTTACTGCTCTACTTGATTCCGGTTATCGGACAAACAATCGCTCCGTTGTTGTGGTTATACTTTAGTGCCCGGATGATGGCTGTACAATATCTGGACTATCCTTTTGATAACCATAAAATCAGCGTTGCTCAAATGCACACCACACTTAAGCAGCAGAAAAGCCATCAGCTTCAGTTCGGTATGCTGGTTAATCTTTCTACCCTCCTGCCGCTGATTAATCTGGTGATTATGCCTGTGGCTGTTTGTGGTGCGACGGCAATGTGGGTTGACCGTTTTCGTGAACAGCATAATGCGTGATCCCAGGTTAAGTCGTTCATCCTGACTTATCACTACACTACATATCGTTATACGATTTCGTCACTTCACTGCGGTGGCGAAATCAGTATTCTGTTTTCACTAATCGATAATCCAACTCGTTAAGGATCGACCATGAGCAAGATCTACGAAGATAACTCTCAGACCATCGGTCATACCCCTCTGGTCAGACTAAATCGTATCGGTAATGGCCGTATTTTGGTGAAAATTGAGTCGCGTAATCCGAGTTTCAGTGTGAAATGTCGTATTGGTGCCAATATGATTTGGGATGCTGAAAAACGTGGGGTACTCACAAAAGGAAAAACACTGGTGGAGCCTACCAGTGGCAATACCGGGATTGCTCTGGCCTATGTTGCAGCAGCCAGGGGTTACTCTCTGACGCTGACGATGCCCGATACCATGAGTATCGAGCGTCGTAAATTACTTAAAGCCCTCGGCGCGAATCTCATACTGACCGAAGGTGCTAAAGGAATGAAAGGCGCTATTGCCAAAGCGGATGAAATTGTTGTCAGTGATCCAGACAGCTACATTATGCTGCAGCAATTTAGTAATCCTGCTAACCCTGAAATTCACGAAAAAACCACCGGACCAGAAATCTGGGAAGACACCGATGGCGAAGTCGATGTTTTTGTTGCTGGTGTCGGTACCGGAGGCACGCTGACAGGAGTCAGTCGTTATATAAAAAACAGTAAAGGAAAAACATCCCTGCTCTCAGTGGCCGTAGAGCCTGCCGAATCACCAGTAATCACCCAGACGCTGGCCGGAGACGAAGTCAAACCTGGTCCGCATAAAATCCAGGGAATCGGCGCTGGTTTTATCCCTGGCAATCTGGATCTTACATTGCTCGATCGTGTTGTGACTGTATCTAATGATCAAGCGATCACAACGGCAAGGCAGTTAATGGAAGAAGAGGGAATTCTTGCGGGTATCTCCTCCGGAGCTGCAGTATTCGCCGCACTGAAACTGCAACAGGAACCATCTCTCTCCGACAAAACCTTTGTTGTCATTCTCCCCTCATCGGCAGAGCGCTATCTGAGTACAGCGCTGTTTGCTGATCTGTTCACAGAAAAAGAATTGCAACAGTAGTGCCACAAATTCTGAATTGCTCAATAAAGCACCTTCCGAGGTGCTTTTTTGTGGAGTAGATCATACTTTTATACCGAAAAGCATTGATTTCCCCCCTGACTGTCTGCTATCAAAGCAACCAATTATTTTGAAGCGAAAAATTAAAGCTTGAGTGAGATGGATCAAGTCAATTCAAGATACTGATTTGCCGTCAGATACAAAATCGCGGCATAATGGAAACACGAGTGTCAGACGCCAGCATGATGCTGATTGGACAACACTTAACCCGTAGACGCACTTTTTGAATCGATTGAGTGATAGTGATTGACTCAATGTTCAATATGCGAAATATTCAGGCTGTATCGCTGTCACGGCGATACAGCACAACAAAAATATATTATTAACGTTGGGGAAATACTATGTTCCAGCAAGAAGTGACCATCACCGCACCTAATGGGCTCCATACCCGTCCTGCAGCACAGTTTGTGAAAGAAGCCAAAGCCTTCTCTTCAGACATTACCGTGACCTCTAACGGTAAATCAGCCAGTGCTAAAAGCCTTTTCAAACTTCAGACTCTTGGACTGACCCAGGGGACTGTTGTTACATTGAGCGCAGAAGGTGAAGATGAGCAACAAGCTGTCGAACATCTGGTCAAATTAATGGCAGAGCTTGAATAAGCCTCTGGTATTTTTTACCACCGCTTATGATGAACGATGTGATAATGTAAAACCGCGGACATTCATGTCCGCGTTGTGCTTTCGTGAACACCCGCCAGGATCCGGACTGTACCGTTGACTCAGTTTGATTAGCCCGGCAAGCCCTGTCGGCTTTTAGCGACAGTGACAGGAACTCTACTCTGCGGGTGATTATCAGTTTTTAAAAGGGAGCGTTATGATTTCAGGAATTTTAGCATCACCGGGTATTGCTTTCGGGAAAGCACTCCTTCTGGAAGAAGATGAAATTGTCATCAACCGCAAGAAAATTTCTGCAGACCAGGTTGATCAGGAAGTAAAACGCTTCCTTGATGGACGTCAAAAGGCAGCTGAGCAACTGGAAGCCATTCGGATTAAAGCTGGCGAAACTTTTGGGGAAGAGAAAGCCGCTATCTTTGAAGGGCATATCATGCTGCTCGAAGATGAAGATCTTGAGCAGGAAATTTTCGCTCTGATCAAAGATGACCATGCCACTGCCGATGCCGCTGCATGGTCAGTAATCGAAGGCCAGGCAAAAGCCCTTGAAGAGCTGGATGACGAATACCTTAAAGAGCGTGCCGCCGATGTGCGCGATATTGTTAAGCGTCTGCTACAAAATATTCTTGGCCTGCACATCGTCGATCTCAGCGCGATTAAAGATGAAGTTCTGCTGGTGGCGAAAGATTTGACCCCTTCAGAAACTGCACAACTTAACCTCGATAAAGTATTAGGTTTCATTACTGATCTCGGTGGCCGTACTTCTCACACCTCGATCATGGCGCGCTCTCTTGAGCTGCCCGCCATTGTTGGGACAGGTAATGTGACTACTGAGATCAAAAATGACGACTACGTTATTCTTGATGGTGTTAACAACCATATTTATGTTAACCCCCCGGCAGAAAAGATTGATGAACTAAAAGCCGTTCAGGCGCAATATCTGGGCGAAAAGAATGAGCTGGCGAAGCTTAAAGACCTTCCTGCTATTACGCTCGACGGACATCAGGTCGAAGTGTGCGCGAACATTGGCACCGTGCGTGATGTCGCAGGTGCTGAGCGCAATGGAGCAGAAGGTGTTGGTCTGTATCGTACAGAATTCCTGTTTATGGATCGTGATGCTTTGCCATCCGAAGATGAACAATTCCAGGCATACAAAGCTGTAGCTGAAGCCGTTGGTAAACAGGCTGTCATTGTACGCACCATGGATATTGGTGGCGATAAAGATTTACCGTACATGAATCTGCCTAAAGAAGAGAACCCTTTCCTTGGCTGGCGTGCAATTCGTATCGCTATGGATCGCCCGGAGATTCTTCACGCTCAATTACGTGCGATTCTCCGTGCGTCTGCATTTGGCAAATTGCGTATCATGTTCCCAATGATCATCTCTGTGGAAGAAGTACGCACACTGAAAGCGGAACTTGAAACTCTCAAATCTCAATTACGTGAAGAAGGAAAAGCCTTCGATGAGAGTATTGAGGTGGGTATCATGGTGGAAACACCTGCTTCCGCGGCAATTGCTCATCACCTGGCGAAAGAAGTCGACTTCTTTAGTATCGGTACCAATGACCTGACACAATACACGCTGGCGGTTGATCGCGGTAACGACCTTATTTCTCACCTTTATAATCCACTGAGTCCATCGGTCCTTACCCTGATTAAACAGGTGATTGACGCCTCACACGCCGAAGGCAAGTGGACAGGAATGTGTGGTGAATTGGCCGGTGACGAACGCGCGACACTGCTTCTCTTAGGGATGGGACTTGATGAATTCAGCATGAGTTCGATTTCAATTCCACGCGTGAAAAAAATCATTCGCAATGCAAATTATGAAGATGTCAAAGCGCTGGCAGATCAGGCACTGGCTCAACCCACTGCAGCAGAGTTAGTCGCGTTAGTCAACCAGTTTATTGAAGAAAAAACACGTTGCTAATCTGTGCATGATGCTGGCCCACAATAACTGTTCAGGAGAAGATCATGGGGTTATTTTCAAAGCTGTTTGGCGCTAAATCAGACGGTGATGCCGGAACGATTGAAATCGTTGCACCACTTTCAGGCGAAATCGTCAATATCGAAGATGTACCGGATGTGGTGTTTGCCGAAAAAATCGTTGGTGATGGTATCGCTATCAAGCCATCAGGAAATAAAATGGTAGCCCCGGTAGATGGAACAATTGGTAAAATTTTTGAAACCAATCATGCATTTTCTATCGAGTCTGATGATGGTATCGAGCTATTCGTTCACTTCGGTATCGACACAGTAGAGCTGAAAGGTGAAGGCTTCAGACGTATCGCTGAAGAAGGACAAAAAGTGAAGAAAGGGGATCCTGTGATTGAGTTCGATCTTCCATTGTTGGAAGAAAAAGCGAAATCTTCCCTGACTCCGGTTGTCATTTCCAACATGGATGAGATCAAAGAGCTGATCAAGATGACTGGCAGCATCACTGTTGGCGAAACGCCGATTATCCGTATCAGAAAATAACTGAACTTTACACTATGCAAAAAGGCCTCTGTGAGGCCTTTTTATTTTGTACTAAATCAGACTGTTCAATCCTTAGCTGTAAGAACCGCCCTCAAATGTCAGCACACTGATTAAAAAACACCTGTCGACAGATAGCGATCACCCCTATCGCAGACGATAGCAACAATCACCGCACCAGGATTCTTTTCCGCGATGCGTATAGCGCCAGCAATAGCACCGCCTGAACTCACACCACAGAAAATCCCTTCCCTTCTTGCCGCCTCGCGCATCGTCAATTCCGCTTCATCCTGCGACAGGTCGATCACATGGTCTACTAACTCAGGCTGATAAAAACCGGGCATATAAGCTTCAGGCCAGCGTCTGATACCTGGAATGTGGCTACCCTCTGCTGGCTGCAATCCCACAATAACCACATCGGAACGGGATTTAAGATAGCTGGCGACCCCTGTTATTGTGCCGGTAGTTCCCATACTGGAGACAAAATGTGTTATCCGACCGGCAGTTTGCTGCCAGATCTCCGGTCCGGTGGTGGTGTAATGCGCCAGCGGGTTGTCAGGATTATTAAACTGATCCAGAACCTTGCCTACGCCTCTTGCTGCCATCCGCTGAGCTTCATCACGAGCACCCTCCATACCAAGACTTTTGCTGACTAATATCAGCTCAGCCCCATAGGCTCGCATTGCCTGCTGTCGTTCCAGACTCATATTTTCCGGCATCAGAATTTTAATTCTGTAGCCTTTCATCGCTGCAATCATGGCTAGTGCGATTCCAGTGTTACCACTGGTTGCTTCTATAATCACATCGCCTGGGGCAATTTGACCACGGGCCTCCGCCTGCTGAATCATAAATAACGCCGCGCGATCTTTAACTGAGCCGGCTGGATTATTACCTTCCAGTTTCAGCCATATTTCGCTGCCGTTTTGCGGCGCAATACGCTGCAGGCGAATCAGCGGTGTATTCCCGATTGTGGTTTCTAATGTAGACAATGCGCACCCTTAGGCTAATAACAGAAAAAAATGTTCACATCTGGATCAGGCGCTGCGCGCCAGTTCACGGGGTTGCAAACGCTGCTCACCGTGGTAAATGCGTGCATGCTGCAAACCGACGAACCAGAGCTGTCCACGTTGTGGTGCTGGTGAAGCCTGATCGACAACCAGCGTAACAGGCTCGCTGGCCCACTCTGCGGGCTGTGCAACAACCTGCCAGTAATGTCCTCTTGGTGTCACCTCAAAAATTCTGACGGGTAATTGTCTATGAGGCAATTTTTCTGCGCTTATAGCGATCTCCCATGGCCGAAGGAAAAGCTCTGCATCGCCCTGAAATGCAGGCTGATATCCCAATGGCCAGCAATGTGTACCTATCTGGTAATCACTGCCTTTAATGCGAACATCAAAGCGATTGACTTCACCAAGAAATTCCAGCACAAAACGGCTTGCTGGCTCACGCCATACCTCATCCGGAGTACCGACCTGTTCGATATTTTCCTGACTCATCACCACCACCTGGCTGGCTACTTCCATCGCCTCTTCCTGATCATGGGTGACAAACACACTGGTAAATTGTAACTCTTCATGCAACTGACGCAACCAGCGTCGTAACTCTTTGCGTACCTGCGGATCCAGTGCCCCAAATGGCTCATCCAGCAAGAGAATCTGCGGCTCAACCGCTAATGCTCGAGCCAACGCAACGCGCTGCTTTTGCCCCCCCGAAAGCTGTGAGGGATAACGGCTCGCAAGCGGCGCAAGTTGTACCATTTCGAGTAAGCGGGTCACCTTTTCTTTTATCACGGCTGCCGATGGACGTTCACGGCGCGGTAACACGGTTAAACCAAAGGCGACGTTTTCAAACACTGTCATGTGACGAAACAGCGCATAATGCTGGAAGACAAAACCCACCCGCCGATCGCGTGCGTGAAGCTGCGAAACATTATTGCCGTGGAAGAGAAGCGTGCCGCTGTTTTGTTGTTCAAGACCTGCAATGATACGCAGCAATGTCGTTTTACCTGATCCAGAGGGGCCCAGCAGTGCTACCATCTGTCCCGTGGGTATATCCAGCGAGATATTATTCAGTACCGGAGTGCGGCCAAAAGATTTGGCGATATTTTTGATTTCAATGCTCATGCTTCTCTCCCCGCTCAATTCGCCATTGCAAAGCACTTTTCACAAACAGAGTTGCAATTGCGATTAACGTCAGTAACGCCGCTGCAGTAAATGCACCAACGGTATTGTAATCCTGATGCAAGAGTTCCACTTGCAACGGTAATGTGTATGTTTCGCCACGAATCGACCCTGATACCACCGAGACAGCACCAAACTCACCAATCGCACGGGCATTGGTCAGCACTAATCCGTACAGCAAGGCCCAGCGGATATTGGGTAAGGTGACTCGCCAAAACATTTTCCAACCTGATGCACCAAGCAAAATGGCAGCTTCATCTTCATTACTCCCCTGGCTTAGCATCACGGGTACCAGCTCTCGTACTACGAAAGGACAGGTAACAAAAATCGTCACCATCGCCATTCCCGGCCAGGAGAACATCAGTTGCAGATCATGGGCATCCAGCCAGCCTCCTGCAGGGCCGTTGACGCCCCAAAACAGCAGATACATCAGCCCCGCAACGACGGGTGAGACAGCAAAAGGGATATCAAACAAAGTAAGAAGGAATTGTCTGCCGGGAAAAGTGAAATGGGTGACCAGCCAGGCAAGCAGGGTGCCAAATATCAGGTTAACTGGCACGGTGATCAGCGCAATCAGCAGCGTCAGGCCAATGGCATGCAGCATGTCGCTCTGACGAAGATTTGTAATCACCGCACCGAAGCCCTCAGAAAAAGCGCTGGCAAAGATTGCCACCAGCGGGATCACTAAGAGCAGCACCGAAAACAGCACTCCGGTGAGAATAAGGGCATATTGTCCCCAATGAAGACGTTGCGATCGCATTATCAGTGCCCTCCAATACGTCGCCCGAAATGGCTTTGTCCAATATTAATCAGAAACAACAACAGTAATGACGCACTAAGGATAACTGAAGCGATGGCACTGGCTGCCGGGTAATCGAACTCCTGCAGCTTGACGAAAATCATCAGTGATGTGACTTCCGTCTTCCACGCGATGTTACCGGCAATAAAAATTACTGCGCCAAATTCACCCAGGTTGCGGGTAAATGAAAGGGCGGTTCCGGCAAGCAGAGCGGGAGAAACTTCAGGTAATACCACACGGCGGAAACTCTGCCAACGACTGGCACCTAAAGTTTCAGCGGCCTCTTCATACTCTGGTCCTAACTCTTCAAGTACAGGTTGCACAGTACGCACCACAAAAGGAATGCTGGTAAATGCCATGGCGACAGCAATCCCCAGCCAGGTGTAAGAGACTTTAACACCCAGCAGTGCCAGCCACTGACCATACCAACCATTCACCGAGAAGATTCCCGCCAGCGTTAATCCGGCGACAGCGGTTGGCAAGGCAAACGGCAGATCCATCAGACCATCAAGCAACGTACGCCCCGGGAAACGATAGCGTGTCAGTATCCAGGCCATCAGCATACCGAACAGCGCATTAAAAATTGAGGCAACAGCAGCCGCAATCAGCGTGACTTTATAAGCAGCGACTATCTGAGGATCTGTTATTACCTGCCAATACTGCGCCAGAGTCATTTGAGACAACTGCATCAGCAATGCACTAAGTGGCAATAGTAAGATCAGACAGGTAAAAAAAAGTGAACTTCCCAGGCTGATACCAAACCCGGGAAGCACCCTTTTACTTCTCAGCACAGACATTTACTGACGCCCTGCCGCTAACAATCTGTCAAGAACACCGCCGCTGGCAAAATGCGTTTGCATCAGCGCAGGCCAACTGCCGAACACTTTTTCAACGTGGAATAATTTAGTTTCCGGGAAACGGGCTTTTTCCTCTGACATCAGCGTTGGATTGTTCACCCTGTAATAATAACGGGTCATTATTTTTTGCGCCTTGGGTGAATAGAGGTAATTCAGATAGGCTTTTGCTGCTTCGCCCGTCTGGTTAGCATCGACATTTTTATCGACCCAGGTCACCGGAAACTCAGCGAGAATATTGGCTGAGGGAACAATGACTTCATAACCGGCATCCGGATATTGCTGGCGAATGTTATTTACTTCTGATTCAAAAGTGATAAGCATATCCCCCAACCCACGCTCGACAAAAGAGGTGGTCGCGCCACGCCCGCCGGTATCAAACACCGCGACATTTTTCAGTAACTGAGTGACAAATTGTTCTGTTTTTTGCTGGTTTCCGCCAT is a window from the Erwinia sp. genome containing:
- the ligA gene encoding DNA ligase (ID:JIFNMEKO_01971;~source:Prodigal:2.6) translates to MQSLQEQILSLHTRLRHHEYCYHVLDAPEIPDAEYDRMMQELKQLELAHPELITPDSPTQRVGATPLSAFGQIRHELPMLSLENVFDEAGYLSFDKRLHERLQENSAVTFCCELKLDGLAVSILYENGLLVRAATRGDGTTGEDITANVRTIRAIPLRLTGDNIPSRVEVRGEVFMPQKGFEALNETARKQGGKVFANPRNAAAGSLRQLDPRITAKRPLTFFCYGMGILEGAKRPVTHFDCLEQFKRWGLPVSERVKRCYSAEEVLGFYHQTADDRETLGFDIDGVVIKVDDLQQQEMLGFVSRAPRWAVAFKFPAQEQLTWVRDVEFQVGRTGVVTPVARLEPVLVAGVMVSNATLHNADEIARLDLRIGDRVVVRRAGDVIPQIVNVVTEERPAETFPVRFPAHCPVCGSDVERSEGESATRCTGGLICAAQRKGALKHFVSRRAMDIDGMGDKIIDQLVDKEYVKTPADLFALSAGKLTGLDRMGPKSAMNIIHALERSRSTTLARFLYALGITEVGESTAANLATHFGSLPAIMDAEQDALLVVPDVGVIVASHIYHFMHESSNRDVIRTLTDVAGIHWPVVEKVNLTENTSIFAGKTVVLTGSLTLMTRDEAKQRLQQCGAKVSGSVSKKTDYLIAGEAAGSKLSKAGELGITVIDEAELLRLLPPQ
- the zipA gene encoding Cell division protein ZipA (ID:JIFNMEKO_01972;~source:Prodigal:2.6), with translation MQDLRLILIVVGALAIVALLLHGLWSSRKERSSLFKDRSQKRTKQEPKTLADNQDEGVGEVRIRPNGRRHDDEPLFTHSHVAREHEHPADDTLSVPPSIDVQVTATKSGSADRESAQQQFELSLPEQPEATPVSSGITDDAAITETAGNVPREEAVLVLHVSAHAGGMLEGELLQQGILQAGFQFGEMNIFHRHLNPSGGGPVLFSLANMVKPGTFNIDEMASLTTPGVSIFMMVPSYGDANQNFKLMLQSAQRIADDVGGVVLDDERRMMTPQKLESYKARIREVIEANA
- the cysZ gene encoding Sulfate transporter CysZ (ID:JIFNMEKO_01973;~source:Prodigal:2.6), translated to MTILQHNVLGNGIDYFFRGWKLACQPGIRRFVILPLLVNILLIGGAFLWLYLRLQVWIPQMMSYVPQWLQWLDYLIWPVAVASFFLVFGYFFSTIANFIAAPFCGMLSEKVEEKLTGEANGDMSMKEFMTDIPRMMGREWKKITWYLPRAIVLLLLYLIPVIGQTIAPLLWLYFSARMMAVQYLDYPFDNHKISVAQMHTTLKQQKSHQLQFGMLVNLSTLLPLINLVIMPVAVCGATAMWVDRFREQHNA
- the cysK gene encoding Cysteine synthase A (ID:JIFNMEKO_01974;~source:Prodigal:2.6), which codes for MSKIYEDNSQTIGHTPLVRLNRIGNGRILVKIESRNPSFSVKCRIGANMIWDAEKRGVLTKGKTLVEPTSGNTGIALAYVAAARGYSLTLTMPDTMSIERRKLLKALGANLILTEGAKGMKGAIAKADEIVVSDPDSYIMLQQFSNPANPEIHEKTTGPEIWEDTDGEVDVFVAGVGTGGTLTGVSRYIKNSKGKTSLLSVAVEPAESPVITQTLAGDEVKPGPHKIQGIGAGFIPGNLDLTLLDRVVTVSNDQAITTARQLMEEEGILAGISSGAAVFAALKLQQEPSLSDKTFVVILPSSAERYLSTALFADLFTEKELQQ
- the ptsH gene encoding Phosphocarrier protein HPr (ID:JIFNMEKO_01975;~source:Prodigal:2.6); this encodes MFQQEVTITAPNGLHTRPAAQFVKEAKAFSSDITVTSNGKSASAKSLFKLQTLGLTQGTVVTLSAEGEDEQQAVEHLVKLMAELE
- the ptsI gene encoding Phosphoenolpyruvate-protein phosphotransferase (ID:JIFNMEKO_01976;~source:Prodigal:2.6), with amino-acid sequence MISGILASPGIAFGKALLLEEDEIVINRKKISADQVDQEVKRFLDGRQKAAEQLEAIRIKAGETFGEEKAAIFEGHIMLLEDEDLEQEIFALIKDDHATADAAAWSVIEGQAKALEELDDEYLKERAADVRDIVKRLLQNILGLHIVDLSAIKDEVLLVAKDLTPSETAQLNLDKVLGFITDLGGRTSHTSIMARSLELPAIVGTGNVTTEIKNDDYVILDGVNNHIYVNPPAEKIDELKAVQAQYLGEKNELAKLKDLPAITLDGHQVEVCANIGTVRDVAGAERNGAEGVGLYRTEFLFMDRDALPSEDEQFQAYKAVAEAVGKQAVIVRTMDIGGDKDLPYMNLPKEENPFLGWRAIRIAMDRPEILHAQLRAILRASAFGKLRIMFPMIISVEEVRTLKAELETLKSQLREEGKAFDESIEVGIMVETPASAAIAHHLAKEVDFFSIGTNDLTQYTLAVDRGNDLISHLYNPLSPSVLTLIKQVIDASHAEGKWTGMCGELAGDERATLLLLGMGLDEFSMSSISIPRVKKIIRNANYEDVKALADQALAQPTAAELVALVNQFIEEKTRC
- the crr gene encoding PTS system glucose-specific EIIA component (ID:JIFNMEKO_01977;~source:Prodigal:2.6), which encodes MGLFSKLFGAKSDGDAGTIEIVAPLSGEIVNIEDVPDVVFAEKIVGDGIAIKPSGNKMVAPVDGTIGKIFETNHAFSIESDDGIELFVHFGIDTVELKGEGFRRIAEEGQKVKKGDPVIEFDLPLLEEKAKSSLTPVVISNMDEIKELIKMTGSITVGETPIIRIRK
- the cysM gene encoding Cysteine synthase B (ID:JIFNMEKO_01978;~source:Prodigal:2.6), giving the protein MSTLETTIGNTPLIRLQRIAPQNGSEIWLKLEGNNPAGSVKDRAALFMIQQAEARGQIAPGDVIIEATSGNTGIALAMIAAMKGYRIKILMPENMSLERQQAMRAYGAELILVSKSLGMEGARDEAQRMAARGVGKVLDQFNNPDNPLAHYTTTGPEIWQQTAGRITHFVSSMGTTGTITGVASYLKSRSDVVIVGLQPAEGSHIPGIRRWPEAYMPGFYQPELVDHVIDLSQDEAELTMREAARREGIFCGVSSGGAIAGAIRIAEKNPGAVIVAIVCDRGDRYLSTGVF
- the cysA_2 gene encoding Sulfate/thiosulfate import ATP-binding protein CysA (ID:JIFNMEKO_01979;~source:Prodigal:2.6); this translates as MSIEIKNIAKSFGRTPVLNNISLDIPTGQMVALLGPSGSGKTTLLRIIAGLEQQNSGTLLFHGNNVSQLHARDRRVGFVFQHYALFRHMTVFENVAFGLTVLPRRERPSAAVIKEKVTRLLEMVQLAPLASRYPSQLSGGQKQRVALARALAVEPQILLLDEPFGALDPQVRKELRRWLRQLHEELQFTSVFVTHDQEEAMEVASQVVVMSQENIEQVGTPDEVWREPASRFVLEFLGEVNRFDVRIKGSDYQIGTHCWPLGYQPAFQGDAELFLRPWEIAISAEKLPHRQLPVRIFEVTPRGHYWQVVAQPAEWASEPVTLVVDQASPAPQRGQLWFVGLQHARIYHGEQRLQPRELARSA
- the cysW_1 gene encoding Sulfate transport system permease protein CysW (ID:JIFNMEKO_01980;~source:Prodigal:2.6) — its product is MRSQRLHWGQYALILTGVLFSVLLLVIPLVAIFASAFSEGFGAVITNLRQSDMLHAIGLTLLIALITVPVNLIFGTLLAWLVTHFTFPGRQFLLTLFDIPFAVSPVVAGLMYLLFWGVNGPAGGWLDAHDLQLMFSWPGMAMVTIFVTCPFVVRELVPVMLSQGSNEDEAAILLGASGWKMFWRVTLPNIRWALLYGLVLTNARAIGEFGAVSVVSGSIRGETYTLPLQVELLHQDYNTVGAFTAAALLTLIAIATLFVKSALQWRIERGEKHEH